The Desmonostoc muscorum LEGE 12446 genome includes a region encoding these proteins:
- a CDS encoding divergent PAP2 family protein: MQDIGNILDNRVLLVALVACLIAQALKLIIEIVKNRKLNIRVLVTTGGMPSAHSALVTALAAGVGQKLGWASPDFAVATVFAIIVMYDAAGVRQAAGKQARILNQMIDELFHEKPDFSQDRLKELLGHTPVQVIAGSALGITVYWLARSAY; the protein is encoded by the coding sequence ATGCAGGACATAGGCAACATTTTAGACAATCGGGTGCTGCTGGTTGCTCTGGTAGCTTGTTTAATTGCTCAAGCATTAAAACTGATAATCGAGATCGTCAAAAATCGCAAGCTGAATATACGTGTTTTAGTGACAACCGGAGGTATGCCCAGTGCCCACTCAGCTTTAGTTACAGCTCTAGCTGCTGGTGTCGGCCAAAAACTTGGTTGGGCATCTCCTGATTTTGCGGTAGCAACGGTTTTTGCCATCATCGTTATGTACGATGCAGCCGGAGTTCGCCAAGCAGCTGGCAAGCAAGCTCGTATCCTCAATCAAATGATTGATGAATTATTTCATGAAAAACCAGACTTTAGCCAAGACCGTCTTAAGGAATTACTTGGACATACACCAGTTCAGGTAATAGCTGGGTCGGCTTTGGGTATAACCGTTTATTGGTTAGCTAGGTCTGCTTATTAA
- a CDS encoding pyridoxine 5'-phosphate synthase yields the protein MSTLGVNIDHIATIRQARRTVEPDPVAAAVLAELGGADGITVHLREDRRHIQDRDVRILRQTVRTHLNLEMAATDEMLAIALDIKPDYVTLVPEKREEVTTEGGLDIVGQIGRIGEIVDKLQSAGIPVSLFIDAEPAQIEASVKVQAKFIELHTGQYAEAKDETNRHRELAVLAKGCEQAIQGGLRVNAGHGLTYWNVYPVAVLPGMEELNIGHTIISRAALVGIERAVREMKEAIRGNGE from the coding sequence GTGTCTACACTAGGCGTTAACATTGACCACATCGCCACTATCCGGCAAGCACGGCGGACAGTGGAACCAGACCCCGTAGCAGCGGCGGTGCTGGCAGAATTAGGAGGTGCAGATGGCATTACAGTGCATCTGCGGGAAGACCGGCGGCATATCCAAGATCGAGATGTGCGAATCTTAAGACAAACAGTGAGAACTCACTTAAATTTAGAAATGGCCGCTACAGATGAAATGTTAGCGATCGCCCTTGACATCAAACCAGATTATGTAACTTTAGTTCCCGAAAAACGCGAAGAAGTCACAACAGAAGGCGGACTAGATATCGTTGGGCAAATTGGTAGAATAGGTGAAATAGTCGATAAATTGCAAAGCGCTGGCATTCCAGTTAGTTTATTTATCGACGCCGAACCAGCACAAATCGAAGCATCTGTCAAGGTGCAGGCGAAATTTATTGAATTGCACACCGGACAATATGCTGAGGCTAAAGACGAAACAAATCGCCACCGAGAATTAGCCGTCTTAGCTAAAGGGTGTGAACAAGCAATTCAAGGCGGACTGCGAGTCAACGCTGGACATGGACTCACCTACTGGAACGTCTACCCGGTGGCTGTACTTCCAGGCATGGAAGAACTAAACATCGGTCATACCATCATCAGTAGGGCAGCTTTAGTAGGCATAGAACGAGCAGTCCGCGAGATGAAAGAAGCCATAAGAGGGAATGGGGAATAG
- a CDS encoding MgPME-cyclase complex family protein → MQTYHYVLASQRFLLQEEPIEEVLKERTRHYHEQEKQIDFWLIKQPAFLEAPQFAEAKAKCPQPAVAIISTNPQFITWLKLRLEYVITGEFPAPSETIPDPLASLATVS, encoded by the coding sequence ATGCAAACATATCATTACGTTTTGGCCAGTCAACGTTTTCTCCTCCAAGAAGAACCGATAGAGGAAGTTCTCAAAGAACGCACCCGTCATTACCACGAACAAGAAAAACAAATTGATTTTTGGCTGATTAAGCAACCTGCTTTCTTAGAAGCGCCCCAGTTTGCAGAGGCAAAAGCCAAGTGTCCCCAACCAGCAGTAGCAATTATTTCTACTAATCCTCAATTTATTACTTGGTTAAAATTGCGCTTAGAATACGTCATCACAGGAGAATTCCCAGCTCCTTCTGAGACAATACCCGATCCCTTGGCATCTTTGGCTACTGTGTCTTAA
- a CDS encoding DUF433 domain-containing protein → MTTTVDIGTLITSSSDIRGGRPIIAGTGLTVRRIILWYKLGLMPEEILNRIGHPTLTLAHIYAALTYYHANREEIESDIAAEEAETKLFEQQHCKS, encoded by the coding sequence ATGACTACAACAGTTGATATTGGTACTCTGATTACCTCCTCTTCCGACATTCGGGGTGGCAGACCAATCATTGCTGGAACAGGACTAACTGTCCGTCGTATCATCCTTTGGTATAAACTTGGTCTCATGCCAGAAGAGATCCTCAATCGAATTGGGCATCCGACGTTAACTTTGGCACATATTTATGCTGCTCTCACTTATTATCATGCCAACCGCGAGGAAATTGAATCAGACATTGCAGCAGAAGAAGCCGAGACAAAATTGTTTGAACAACAGCATTGTAAATCTTAA
- a CDS encoding DUF5615 family PIN-like protein, which translates to MLLLYLDEDSMDRDLVTALRSRGVDVITASDAGMLGYSDTDHLDYATSLGRVLYSFNKGDFYRLHIKYLTEGKTHAGIILASQQRYSIGEQMRQLLELIATKSTQEMQNNLEFLKR; encoded by the coding sequence ATGCTCCTGCTCTATTTGGATGAGGACTCGATGGATCGGGATTTGGTAACTGCGCTTCGGTCACGGGGAGTAGATGTGATTACAGCCAGTGATGCCGGAATGCTTGGGTATAGCGATACAGACCATTTGGACTATGCAACCAGTCTGGGACGCGTTTTGTACTCTTTTAACAAAGGAGATTTCTATCGTTTGCACATAAAATATCTGACAGAAGGCAAAACTCATGCTGGAATCATCCTTGCCTCTCAACAACGTTACTCAATAGGTGAGCAGATGAGACAACTGTTGGAATTAATAGCAACAAAGTCTACCCAAGAAATGCAGAATAATCTGGAATTTCTCAAGAGATAA
- the crtE gene encoding geranylgeranyl diphosphate synthase CrtE → MVATDNVQKTPPEEAKFNLAGYLKERQKLCDTALDQAIPIVYPETIYESMRYSLLAGGKRVRPILCLATCEMMGGSIEMAMPTACAVEMIHTMSLIHDDLPSMDNDDYRRGKLTNHKVYGEDVAILAGDGLLALAFEYVALQTPQNVPKDRVLQVVIRLGRALGAAGLVGGQVVDLQSEGKSDISLETLNFIHEHKTAALLEACVVCGGIIAGASSEDVQRLTRYAQNIGLAFQIVDDILDITATQEQLGKTAGKDQKAMKVTYPSLWGLEQSRLKAQELVKAACAELEPFGERAVPLQAIAHFIISRNN, encoded by the coding sequence ATGGTAGCAACTGATAACGTTCAAAAGACACCACCAGAGGAAGCCAAATTTAACCTAGCAGGCTATCTCAAAGAACGGCAAAAGCTTTGTGATACTGCTTTAGATCAGGCTATTCCCATCGTTTATCCAGAAACAATTTATGAGTCGATGCGCTACTCCTTATTAGCTGGAGGTAAGCGTGTACGCCCGATTCTTTGCCTTGCTACCTGTGAAATGATGGGTGGCAGCATCGAAATGGCTATGCCAACAGCTTGCGCGGTGGAGATGATCCACACAATGTCTTTGATTCATGACGACCTCCCGTCAATGGATAATGACGATTATCGTCGTGGAAAGCTGACAAATCATAAAGTCTATGGCGAAGATGTGGCAATTTTAGCTGGAGATGGTTTGTTGGCTCTGGCTTTTGAATATGTTGCCCTTCAAACTCCTCAAAATGTTCCCAAAGATCGAGTCTTGCAGGTAGTTATCCGTCTCGGTCGGGCTTTGGGGGCTGCTGGTTTAGTCGGCGGTCAAGTTGTGGATTTACAATCTGAAGGGAAATCAGATATTTCTCTAGAAACGCTGAATTTCATTCACGAACACAAAACAGCCGCTCTTTTGGAAGCATGTGTAGTTTGTGGCGGGATCATAGCTGGGGCATCATCTGAAGATGTGCAACGACTAACCCGTTATGCTCAAAATATTGGGCTAGCATTTCAGATCGTAGATGATATTCTGGATATCACTGCGACCCAGGAGCAATTAGGCAAAACAGCTGGCAAAGACCAAAAAGCGATGAAAGTTACGTATCCCAGCCTTTGGGGACTAGAGCAATCCCGCTTAAAAGCCCAAGAGCTAGTTAAAGCAGCTTGTGCGGAATTAGAACCATTTGGGGAGAGAGCCGTGCCACTCCAAGCGATCGCTCATTTTATCATCAGTCGCAATAACTAG
- a CDS encoding SnoaL-like polyketide cyclase, whose translation MSATQSNNLPLWVQDRDRVIAESIDTEWRYQTPPDYSRSKENLAQESTRNHLEGTLEAIVQNLVRTFEMEVSFKANPQQWLSIVNDKFRVSTNGGVDYTAADLSAQGTYNLFMADSEHYKASEESFESSAKVFHTTFPQGFPWEVLEVFSGPPNVTFKWRHWGHFNGQYKDHAPTGETVEIIGMSIAKVTDDLKIVSLEHYFDNSLFLTKLTSGGKQANADNQGSACPFSWFKKFHKS comes from the coding sequence ATGAGCGCAACACAGTCTAACAACCTGCCACTTTGGGTACAGGATCGCGATCGCGTGATTGCAGAAAGTATTGATACCGAGTGGCGCTACCAGACACCACCGGATTATTCTCGCTCCAAAGAAAATCTAGCTCAAGAAAGTACGCGCAATCACCTTGAAGGTACACTAGAAGCGATCGTGCAAAACTTGGTGCGAACCTTCGAGATGGAAGTATCCTTTAAAGCTAACCCGCAACAGTGGTTATCTATTGTCAATGATAAGTTTCGCGTCAGTACCAATGGCGGGGTGGACTACACAGCAGCAGATTTATCAGCCCAAGGTACTTACAATCTATTTATGGCTGATTCAGAACACTACAAGGCTTCAGAAGAAAGCTTTGAATCATCCGCAAAAGTCTTCCACACAACATTTCCCCAAGGATTTCCTTGGGAAGTGCTGGAAGTTTTCTCAGGGCCACCGAATGTAACATTCAAGTGGCGGCACTGGGGACATTTTAACGGACAATACAAAGACCATGCACCTACTGGAGAGACGGTGGAAATTATCGGCATGAGCATTGCAAAAGTTACCGATGACTTGAAAATTGTTTCCTTAGAACACTACTTCGACAATAGTCTGTTCTTAACGAAGCTAACATCTGGTGGCAAACAGGCAAATGCAGACAACCAAGGAAGTGCTTGTCCCTTCAGTTGGTTCAAGAAGTTCCACAAAAGTTGA